A genomic window from Paraburkholderia phytofirmans OLGA172 includes:
- a CDS encoding (2Fe-2S)-binding protein, with protein MGSLNINGRAVAVQAEPDMPLLWVLRCDLGMTGTKFGCGVGICGACTIHLDGKAGLACQTPMSSLHAQKITTIEGVQGAEAQALKAAWIDIDVVQCGYCQSAQLMAACALLKQKPNPTDADIDAAMSNIVCRCGTYPRVRAAIHQAAAKRRPA; from the coding sequence ATGGGATCGCTAAACATCAACGGCCGGGCGGTGGCGGTGCAAGCCGAGCCGGACATGCCGCTTCTGTGGGTGCTGCGCTGCGACCTCGGCATGACCGGCACCAAGTTCGGCTGCGGTGTGGGCATTTGCGGCGCGTGCACGATTCATCTGGATGGCAAAGCTGGCCTTGCCTGCCAGACACCTATGTCGAGCTTGCACGCGCAGAAGATCACGACCATCGAAGGCGTGCAGGGCGCCGAAGCGCAGGCGCTGAAGGCGGCGTGGATCGATATCGACGTGGTGCAGTGCGGCTACTGCCAAAGCGCGCAGTTGATGGCGGCCTGCGCGCTGCTCAAGCAGAAACCCAATCCGACTGACGCGGACATCGACGCGGCGATGTCCAACATCGTGTGCCGTTGCGGCACGTATCCGAGGGTGCGGGCCGCGATCCACCAGGCGGCCGCGAAGCGGCGGCCCGCTTAG